GTTATATTTGCTTCTTATTCATAGTTTTACATTGTTAACACCTGGAGGCTGCAAACAGCTTCAGTGGAAAGTCTTGCACAAGAACGCCTCAGTGCTAGTCCCTGAGGCAAGGGTACTCATTTGTTCTTCCCACATAAAATTTCCATATCACAAGCCCCTTTCTGAAACCTGCCTGAAAATGCAAGCTTTATTACAAGGTGTggtaaccttttttttccctgtatcTGCGTGGTAAGGACACATTGTCACTTGAGACTCATTGGCTATGCAAAAGTCAACAGAGGACTCTGAAGTTAGTGGAAGGTGATAACAATAACAGATGCAAAATTGAAGATGTTATCTTACTGGTGGTGAACAGCTGCTCTCATGTCACATCATAGCTCTTCATATCATAGCTGATATGAAGCGCAAATAGTTTATTTCTTCCTTTACattataatctgtgaaacatgaacTCTTTTCTTACCTTTAAGGGAGGAGCCAAGGTTCCAGGTTCCCTTCCAGCTGCTCACATCCCTCATGGATATCGACACCCTCATGACAAAATGGAGATGTAAGTACTGAGGCATCTCCATTGGTTTCTGCATGTACGCAGTGTAATAAAGTTGGGGGGGCAGATGTTTCCTACAgtatgtcatttttattttttgcctagAGGGCAGAGCTGGACTAACGAAGAAGTCTACAAAGTTACTAAACTTTAAAGTTAGATTTGAACCCGAGAGGCAGAAGAATTTTATAACATCCTCCACGCCTGCTGATCAATACAAACTATAGCCAATGGACAAAATAACAATGGATATTCCTGGGGGggttctgcttttttttgtagACAATCATGTGTGCATGGTACATCGGATGATTGGCAGCAAAGCTGGCACAGGGGGTTCATCTGGCTATCACTACCTTAGATCAACTGTCAGGTATTgtatgatgtatttttttttttttttttacaaagcaaGTATCCTAAACACTTGAGAGTTAATTTAGATAGAGACAGACTCCTCTGCTTATCTTAATTAACTTCATGCAACATTCTGTAATACACACCGACAATATATTTATAGTTCAAAGAAAAGGCACAAGCTGAAAATGTGACCAGCAATTCATCTTTCGCTTCTCAGAAAGCACAATTTGTGACAGATGCACATAGTGTACGAACTAAATCATTATGCATTTGATCTTCTTTCTCATTAGTGACCGCTACAAAGTTTTTGTGGATCTTTTCAACCTGGCAACATTCCTGGTGCCTCGCCACTGGGTACCCAAGCTGAATCCCAACGTTCATACTTTTCTCTACACGGCTGAGTGCTGCGACAGCTCCTACTGCAGCAGTGACGACTCAGATTAGAGTGCATCTGGCTCGTCTGCCCACTTAAACAGATCTCCCAGCGGTGGattatttacacatttcaaTTAGAGGTGAACAGCAGgtcaaagaaacacattttgttgATGTCTGTGAACTATAATCTATGACGTCTCGTCGGTGTATCTTTCAAGAACCCACACACTGGAATAGAGTGTATGTGTTTTCCTGAATGGAGGCAGTTCAAAATATAGTCAACAATAACATAGGATTAAGCAGAATTTCAAATCTAGATGAAATTTTTGGGAGGATGTGGCATTTTAAATCAGTTGGATGTTGGACTGAAGAATAATAGAGGGGTTAGTCTGAAGTGTAAAACACTGAATATTGCTGATGgctttgcatttatttacatgGCATGACGCGTAAATGCACAATACGTTTGTACATTTTAATGTTAACAAGCAAGACAAAAGCAAACGCTAAATAAATTATGCTGCAGGCTTATAATGTCATATCTGACAGataataaatcaaatatttaaatagaCAAATTAAGACTATTTTACTTTAATCTTGACTGTGAGCCACACAGTACCGCAGATGGCTCCTTGATAAAAAGCTGCTCAGATGTTTCCTCAATAAAATTATGTAAATTGACTGAGATTGACCTGAAAGCAAACAGATCAGTGAGAGCAGTGATCAAACTGTGAGTGCAAGGACAACGCTGGTGGCGATGATGGGTTTTTACAAAAATGGATCATCTTTCATCTCAGCACAGGGATGGTGTCATAGAGGGAGTCATTTCAGACTACTCAGATGTGTCTTGGGTGCATAAAGGTGTACGGCAAATGATAATGAACCGCAACCACAGCGACGTCAGAGTCAAACAGAACCATTTGCACAGCATAAAATATGAACCAGAAAATTGTACATAATGTTATGTTGTTTTGgtaaagtttttaaattaattttgtcatGTATTTATGCACGGATTAATGTCATATCTTTATAGCTAAATTTATGAGTCATGTAACCCCTGTCATATACGTACGTATTTAATAAAGATATGTTTTATACAGTGGAACAATTCAGATTATTGTACTTTTGCAgtgatgtgttttattgttctatTAAAATTCAACACTTGCCAGCAGTATGAAGTCATTTATTTGGTTTTAGTGGTGCTTACAtctcaataaaaacatttaaagtggTACTTGAAGGCAAACAGATGAATGATTTGAATTTTGGCACTGGTGATCACACAGATATTtactcacaaaaacacacacacacacacacacacacacacacacacactgactcataCAGGCATTGTtgtcaaagaaaaacagctgccaCTGAATCTGCAATACCtagaaatagaaaaacagagaaacattATTATTCCCTGGGGAGATTCTGGACACTTCAGTGCACCTATCTTAAGCAAAAAGATTGCATAAACATAAAATGTTAAGATCAAAGATCAAACTCACCACAGATGTTACCACctatttttatataaacataGCCCTCGTTTCCCCATCTCGTTCCCCAGGAGTTCTGCACAATCCAGTACGGAATATCCCCTGAAACAGACAGCATGAATTTTAAGATTGAATTATTTACAAGGTAAAGAAGCACTAGctgtgctgagtgtgtgtgtgctgcgcCCACATTAGACTGTTACATAATAACACATATCCTTGCGTAATACCTAGAAACTAGACATGTTTGAAATAATTGatgttaataaatataaaatgcttttGTCTAAACTATCCTCATAAATAAACAATGAGATAGCTGCTACCACATATTAGTAACCAAACTAGTATTTAGCCTCTAATCTTCATAATTGTCCACAAACTAAAACATTGTTACACACAATATTTTCCTTTGGAGTCTATAATCCCAAAAAATGTAGGTAAACATCTAAATAAACAGAAAGTCTGGTACATTACGTCAACATGTGTACACAAACCATTAATGATTACAATTCCAGCTAATCTCTGATCACTGTAAGCTAAGAGAACAGCGAATTAAAGTACAAGGTGAAATCACAAAATACTTAAAGATACACTGTAAATAAAgctaatttttttattaatattctgCATTCAATTCTTGATTTACTGGCAACTACAGACGCAAAGAATTGTGAGTGTTGAGATGAAATAAGGAACTTTACAGTTATTTACAGAACATTGAAAAATTAAGAGATTTtaattttcactttcttcagaGCTGGCgtgtaaaacattttcatcctGCTAGCAAATATTTTACttgatataaaaatgttattttaaggATCTGAAATAAACTAAATGCTTTGATCAAATACAGCTTTAAACTACTTTCACAGTGCATTACAAAACTTTTGTCAGTTCACACAAATGACAAAATcctactttttaaattatttaaactaCCCTTTCTTAATCAAATGTGAGACTTATGGCAGCATTTACCAGTAGTGTCATAGCCAACAATCAGAATGGCATGGTTGGACCACTGGCTGGAGCAGTGGTGTTGGATGATGCCTCCCTGGTAATCTTGCCAGCTGACAGCATCCACAATAGCAACCAAAGGACCATAATGTACTAGCTGATCTTTCATTGCCTCCTCTTGaccactggggaaaaaaacgaCCTGTTCTTATAATTATATCACTACTATATCATTTATACTATACTGTAAAGTCAGGGAGATGAGCATTATATAAGAATACACTCTGCAAGCAAGCAAGGAGTTCAACATTTCACCAACATCAGCGCATCTGAATTTATCAGTACGTCCGTTTTTGACTAAATGTGGCACGTTTTCTCGTGTCTCCCCTTCAGTTACCCCTTCTGTCCTTCCACCAGATGATTCCCGCTGGGGTTATATCACGTTGTACTCTGCCAGCCCTATTACATATGGTGCATGGAGCCCATGTTTATGCCAAATCTATACCGCAGAAAGTCAGAATAAAGTAATTTGGGTTCCCATTTATGGTGAGGTGGTGTCCTGTGTAGTTGAAACTTTATTGCGTTTTTCAGTTTCTACACAGCAGTAAAAATCTGGTTTAACCAGGAGATTAGCCTTCTctgtgacccccccctccccaagtCTCCACCCTGCAGAAACAGCCAATTCCAGCAGCTTGATAAACTCAGTGACCTAACACCGAGACCCCTCAGAAGACACAGACAGGTCTAAAGGAAAATGTTTAGACCGGATCACTTGATTGTGGATAAGAGTACGTCAGGAATTTAAGTACTAACATTGTGTTGATATGTACTAACTCTCAATATCAGTGCTTTACTTTCAAGTGCTGTTTAAGAGGGTAAAGTGGCTTTATCTATATGGCACACTTCAAACACAGAGGGAATTTAAAGGGGAAGCATCAAAAtgccatttaaaaacagcaaactgcaaTACACTCTACATCTAAGaacatacaaagaaaagaaaatatgaatattATAGTCCACAtacaaatttacatttcagTTATGCCATTAGAAGTTGACAtgattgtaataaatgtagAATGCAGAAACCAATCAATCACAGATGTGGGAGAACAACTGAATTTCAGGGTTAAATCTGAAAGTGGCTACATTTGGGTTGCATGATATATCATCAGGAAGTTGTTTCCATCTGTATGCAGCATAGCAGCAGAAGGCGGCCTAACCCAATTTGATTCTAAGTGATTCATAAGCCAGCAACAGAACTTGAAAATGTCTGATTTAGGAACATCACCTTAAATTGTAACCTCTTACAATTCTGGCGGCAACGTTTCTGAAAGGACTGAGGTTGTCTGAGGCTTCAGACAAGACAAGAAATATttataacacagaaatgaaGCATCAATGAGTTTTTCTAAATCTTTTCTGAACACGAGATCTGTAATTTGTGGTAGTCAGTATAAGGAGCGAGGACTCGCTTGGCTGTGGTATCTGTcatgtgtttaatttttgtcAGGTAGCAGCTGTGGAGGCTGACTATTTTACTTTTGActtgttaacacaaatttcATCTACACTAAAAAAGATGAATGTGAAAAAGATTACACTGTCAAAAAAGCTCTTTATGGCGTGTGCATGTAGTTAAAATAATCTGTTGAATCTATTAACTTCACTTATGTCACCATGTTAAAGTAGATAATGTTCAATATGTTGATAAAATCCCATTAAAAAAGGTTATATTTTGTTCCTAAATGTATTTGGTCCCTGtgtacattttcactgttgGGTGAAACCCTGATGATTTCCTCTGGAAAAGCAGTACATTTATAAGTTGCTCTTGAGTTACAGAAGCAAAATCAGCCGTATTAAGAGTCTGAGGTCTGGTCGCTACTTCTCCCTCTAGTCTTTTACTTCCATTACTACTTTAAGTCCTTAAACTGCTGTGTGAAGATGAGAGGTTATCTGGGCCATCTCACAAAGACGCAGGGTCCTGCAGAAGCAGTACAAATCTATTCTCGAGTTTAACTCTCCTTCCTGCAGCTTCCCATGGCTGTGTCCTACAAAGCACAAGTTGATGAGGCACTCTGCCTGGATGGTAATGAAGGCCAGTTGGTGGCATTGCAAATCTCAGTGCACTCGTCCCTCCATTTCCCTGCAAAGTGATTTGTACTTCTTTTCCTTTGCACCAAGAGAGTTGCAGACATTAGTACTTGCAGAATGATTGCAAGGCAGACAACACTCCTGTTTCTTATTAGCCTTGGTAGTGataatttgttttgtgttaGCACTCTCTTTTCCAATATGTTGAGTCCACAATAAATGAGGATTCTAACATTCAAGTTCATGGTTGCATACTGATACTCTGAAGTAATAAAGGTATTATAGGAAACATGGCAGCCCTCTGTGTCTTTAACAACTTAAATTTAGGCATACGTTTTCAGGAGTTGCTGCCACTAAattttagccaaaaaaaaaaaaaaaaaaaaaaaatcttagcagaataatgtaaacattaaaaaaaaaaaaaaaaaagaaattacactGCAATTGTGAAAAGTATAGCACACcaaacacttttaaaaaaagcagagacaagCAAAGATCATCTTAGGTTACCTGGATGCTCAGTTAAACCTGCTCTGACAAAGGATTCTGAGCCTAGCtatgaaaatattaaacaatGCTGAGACagtaaaataacaacaacaacaacaaaaggcaTTTCATATGCACGAAGGTGAGTCCATGCTCTGTTCAATTTTAAGCAAAGACAATCAGATTCACCTTTGGGCCAAAACAACTGACCCAGAGTTAAGAACCTTTGTGCTACTGAGCTATCTGTGCCTGTGTTGACAGAGTAAACACTGTGATTGCAAAGGACCAATCCCATGCCCGTTTCTCTGTCCTTGGTATTTTATGAAACCCACATTAAATTTGCATGTTGTTTTACTCAGATGTATAAAGTTAATATTTAGCTTTTATTACTTGtacaaaactttttaaaaaaaaaaagtcttttaccTGAAGCTGTGTGTCGTAAAGTTCTTTATGGCGACCCCGTCGTGTGACTGGGAGAAAAAATGGCAGATTTCGGTTTTGGCCTTGTAGGGATACTCTGACTGAGTTACCAACTTCATTCTGGTCTATAAAGCAAATAATGAAGATCAGTACACaacatgtttgctttatttcatttttcctaCTGTGTCTGTCTAGGCAATGTTACCCAATCTTCAGGAAAGCTAAAGTTTTAAACGGTCTGGGTGTACAATACTGCACAAATATTTTCAGCCACCCCCTCACTTCTTTctattttgccaggaaaatgggaaataggtggcGTAAActactgaaacatgcaaacatacagcatataaggcaaaaaaacagagtttatacaattctaatgagcttgaacgTCAATATtaggtatgaccacctttattcttcaacacaacctgaaatctctgtcaagatgatcccacactgctttaataatgttgaggtccgagCTCTGGgtaggccagtccatgactgagtGTATTCATTATGTTTTTTCTATGCAGATATACTTTTAccgcattggcagtgtgtttgggatcactgtcatgctaaaAAACAAACGTTGCCAGTcaagatgctttccagatgatcctacatggtggatcaaaatctgatggtacctTTCTGCGTTCATAATTCACTtctgacaagatccccaacaccactggctaaaatgcagccccaaaccataacaaagcctccaccatgttttacgaACGgctgacactcactgttgtacctctctcctgacctcctccaaaccaaaaatgtcacattttgatTCATCGCTCtatctgttgccactgattttcagtctaaTCCTTGAGTAAGCTGACATCCTTCAGCATTTTCTCACcattttccttccttaagaatggcttcttgacagccacccttccactgagaccatttttgATGAGGCTGTAGGGGCAGCGGCATCTGTAAGGTCTTTGCCGGATTTTTACCCATTTCTTGGACATGACTttcagttatatatatatatatatatatatatatatatatatatatatatatatatatatatatatatatgtgaactttttttttttttaaggctgccACTTATCCAGTTTACTCACATTTTTTAAGGAGGCACTGAACGGCATACCGAGATGTGTCAGATTTTCAGCTAATATTTCtatttcatagattcaactaaagaaatgggaataaattgtgtttttgcaacaagcTGCTTGCAACAGTGTCTAAAGCTACAATTTAAAACAGACTCCTTGCTAAGCTGTCTTATGTGTagccacaacacaaaaaacacacatcctGTGAGCTCCAGCCACTGAGAGTCTGTTAACTTTATGTAGGATTATCAGCACACCTGTTTTAACCAGTTCAGAGTCCGGATTGTGGAGCCTCCATTGCAGCCTCCATTTTCATAGGAACAGTCAACAACCTGCTGCACGctgagctgctccagctgtgagCCTCCTGTGGCATGGACAGACTGTATGGCACCAACCACACTAAAAGCCCAACAGCTCCCACACTGCAAaggtaaaattataaaaatgagacaaaacagagaattaaaaaagaaaaaattgcaTCTCACCATGCTGAGGAGGGCTAGGGAAAAAGCTATTTCACCTTTCAGTCTGGAAATGAACTACCTATCCACATCTATCTATGCAACCCTAAGATAAAAATCAATCTGCAAATTCAGCTTAAAATATCACTCTACCAGTGTTATTAGACTGACAAAAGATTTTAGACCCTTTAATCAAGTATCTTCAGTTTCTGAATGCTGTGAGATAATGTCACTGTGACCAATTGTTTTCTGCTGCCATCTACTGACAGAAAAACCTCAAGTATACACACACTTGAGAAAGATTTGAATTTCTGCCTCAGTTAATAAAAGTCTTAATTTAAGGTATTATGTCTATGGCTCATTTATTCTATTTGGATTGCTAAATAATCTCTTATATTTTATATCTGATATAGATAAAAATGACTTTCTGAAAGTATCTCTTTTTTGAGAGGGAAAATACAGTATTTCATtatgtgagatttttttcctgtttaatatTTGCAAAAGCAAATCTTATTCTCCAAACATCATCCTAATACTGCATGCTCAGTTCATTTACTTGGCAAAATGCATTCCCATGAATGTAATGAAAAACTGAGCTCTCTTAAAATCCAATTTTTGCTGCTCAATATGGTTTCACAGCTTAAAATCAATACTGAAAGCAAAATCAGCCAATATTGCCTGGTCTCAACATAAGTATGTGCTGAGTATACAAAATATTAGAGCTACctgcttttaaaatgatcaaatgtACTCAAGACACAAACATGGAATCaagaaagggggggaaaaaatggatcAAGAGGCAATAACAAGATGTGAGTGGTTTGATATATTGGGTCTTTGTgcatgctgcagcattttgtattcCGTCCCACCATCAATCTATTATAGAAACTCGGCAGGTCCACGGGCAGagccagacaaaaaaaataaaaaaataaaacaaattaaaaatatctgtgcagaaaaactgcagcagaggagagcGGTAGGTGAGTGTGGTCATTTAGAGTCCCTCCCTGGAGCGCTAAATTTTACCTGAATAGAAGAAAGTAAAATATATTATCATGATGGTGTTCAGCTGAACAGGTTATGTCTCTCCCTTAGGACAACAGTTTTACAGCaatgccaccccccccccccccccccaatggcAAATTGACTGACTAAAGAGATAAAGgacaaaaagagcaaaaagtgTATCTTCAGCAGGGACAAGCAACAACTCAGTCTCTCTAACCCTCTCCCGTTTGCACCCCCGGGGTCCATTCTGCTCCCTGAGCATCAGCTCCAGAGGTTTAGTTTGTCATTGCTCCTTTGCTCTTCCATTACAGAAGCCGCCTCTGAGTCAAAAACGCATTTTATTCACTGATACTTCCATTTAAATGCTTCACATTTGACAAGCGTTCCCAAATTATTCACCTGAAAAGAAAAGTCTCTTTGCACTCACCTCATTCTCAGTTTGAGACATGCAACAACGAGGACGGTACGGAGAATAACCACGCTCCATAACACAACTTATGTTGTTATGTGATTTGTAAAAACACGAAGCCGCCAGTGGACACGCGACTAGAATCGACTTTTCAGTAATCCAGGAGCCGCCTCGTGTCTACTGGTTAGActtcttcaaatgaaaaacatttgcatAAATTCTGAAAAGTTCTATGAGAGAGgagtaaatgtcttttttttttaatttctaactacaaacatgaaataaagaAGGCCTTCCCTGAGAAAGTGGTCATCTGAATTGGCAGCATGTATATGCCGCTCTGTATTACTGAATGTTGCATTCACTTCAGTTGCAAACAGCATGTACATTAATGCACGCCCATAATATCACAGATGCTGCTTTTTAAACTCAGTGCTGCAAACTCGCTTCAGCCTGGATAATTAGGCATCCACAATTTCTAAAAAGAATTTTACGGTTTGATTGCTGAGATCACAGGAAAGTGTCTGGTGCCCAGAGAAGGGAGAAGAGGTTCTGGGTCTTGGTTATCTATGCTTTTTCTTTGGACGAAAGAATTTTCTCTTAAATCTATGGACTCTATGTAGAGTCCTTTCTGAGCCTGTGCAGTGATTTTCACTAAAATCACTTCTCCCCTGCATGTATATGATGAAATCCCTAAATCTGTCGTGTTGAAAATGTTGAATCTAAGAATGTGTGGGCGGTAGCTCACCAACACATTCTTAGTTTCAACATTTGATGTGCTGTCTCTGTATTACTGTCAATTAAATGTGGTTTAGATTAATTGAAATGATTCgaaattgcttttatttaaactCTTAAAAGATTCTCATCAATAATATCAATTTTACAAATGTTAAATGTATATTTATCCATACAGCAGAAGCACTAAAATCTCTCACATCAGAcatcataaaatgtgaaacataaaCAAACACCTATCAAGCATCTACATCAAATTTTGACCGTGCTATTGGTGAAGACTTGGATCCATTATAGGTGCCTGTATGCAGAGTTTGGTATTCTGTGCCTGTTTTTTGATACCCATCATCTCACTGCTTtattaataaatgattaaaaacaaaaacatgttttaatctGCCCAGTGATGTCTGAAAAATCCCACATATACATCTACCATTTATCTGTGTAAACCTTACCGCTTGTTGGTCCTGGACCGGTGCCACAACTCCTTTGTCCCTCCAGTCAAATTTGTCTGGGAGCTCCTTTATACTCAGTCCAGAGAAGAGAGGCGCTCTCTCATAGACCGCTCCCAGGTAGAGCTCTGTGGATAAAAGATGGAGTTCACAGTTATTCTTTTCATACAAAAATGCATGTAAACTATGATTCTGCAGACTTTGCCAAGAGGAAAGATGCTTAGTTGCTGAACAATTCAGAAACATAAAGGAATAAATGTCCAGTGGATTCACTAAACATACATGCATGTCAGAATATCAACCCACCTCTGAATTCCTGCTGTGAAAGGTCAGAGAACTGGTTGACGCCGTACTTGGCCGACTGCGGTTCTGTGGAAAACGAGTTCAGGTATGTGTGCCGTTTTCCAGCTCTCTGCAATTACACAAATGAAACAGTGAATTGatgttaaatggaaaagaaaaaaacaaacaaaacataactggCAACTCTGGTCTTCATAATAAGCTGTTTATGCAGATGTTTATTACCTTTGATGGAAAGAAACAACTACATTTATATATCTCAGATGTATAATTTATCCACTAAATACTTTTCTGATCTAACTTTGACAAAGAAAATACA
The sequence above is a segment of the Archocentrus centrarchus isolate MPI-CPG fArcCen1 chromosome 10, fArcCen1, whole genome shotgun sequence genome. Coding sequences within it:
- the ctso gene encoding cathepsin O, whose product is MRGCQVFVPAVVTLGILVSSVCCQNVNSSEIRTELNGSAADFGAFRKQFHRLYEVSSEEFNRRHLSFQRAGKRHTYLNSFSTEPQSAKYGVNQFSDLSQQEFRELYLGAVYERAPLFSGLSIKELPDKFDWRDKGVVAPVQDQQACGSCWAFSVVGAIQSVHATGGSQLEQLSVQQVVDCSYENGGCNGGSTIRTLNWLKQTRMKLVTQSEYPYKAKTEICHFFSQSHDGVAIKNFTTHSFSGQEEAMKDQLVHYGPLVAIVDAVSWQDYQGGIIQHHCSSQWSNHAILIVGYDTTGDIPYWIVQNSWGTRWGNEGYVYIKIGGNICGIADSVAAVFL